In Arsenicicoccus dermatophilus, a genomic segment contains:
- the pyrR gene encoding bifunctional pyr operon transcriptional regulator/uracil phosphoribosyltransferase PyrR, with protein MTPAPELSQPPTDLPPAGSDDPGTDARIVMSDTEIARALRRMAHEVLERNKGAEGLVVLGIPTRGVPLARRLAAILAEVEGVDVPLGAIDITMYRDDLRSQPIRAAERLDIPAGGIDGKTVVLVDDVLYSGRTVRAALDALTDLGRPQAVRLAVLVDRGHRDLPIRADHVGKNLPTSAAERVSVKLAERDGSDEVVISGGHR; from the coding sequence ATGACGCCTGCCCCGGAACTTTCCCAGCCACCCACCGACCTGCCCCCCGCAGGCAGCGACGATCCCGGCACCGACGCCCGGATCGTCATGAGCGACACCGAGATCGCTCGGGCCCTGCGACGCATGGCCCACGAGGTGCTCGAGCGCAACAAGGGAGCCGAGGGCCTCGTCGTCCTCGGGATCCCCACGCGCGGAGTGCCTCTCGCCCGCCGGCTCGCGGCCATCCTGGCCGAGGTCGAGGGCGTCGACGTCCCGCTCGGGGCGATCGACATCACGATGTACCGAGACGACCTGCGCAGCCAGCCGATCCGTGCGGCAGAGCGTCTCGACATCCCCGCCGGCGGCATCGACGGCAAGACCGTCGTCCTGGTCGACGACGTGCTCTACTCCGGCCGGACGGTTCGCGCGGCTCTGGACGCGCTCACCGACCTCGGCCGCCCCCAGGCGGTGCGGCTCGCGGTCCTCGTCGACCGTGGCCACCGCGACCTGCCCATCCGTGCCGACCATGTCGGCAAGAACCTCCCCACCTCCGCCGCCGAGCGAGTCTCCGTGAAGCTCGCCGAGCGGGACGGCAGCGACGAGGTCGTCATCTCCGGAGGACACCGGTGA
- a CDS encoding transcriptional regulator, with translation MASDYAKALGARLRSIRTQQGLSLHAVEERSQGRWKAVVVGSYERGDRAVTVQRLSELADFYGVPVSALMPDSEVAPATEAPAKLIIDLEALSQVSAERAGPLARYAATIQSQRGDYNGKVLSIRQEDLRTLAVIYDTSPGQLADELVGWGVLDPAARRGIPES, from the coding sequence GTGGCCAGCGACTACGCGAAGGCCCTCGGCGCCCGACTGCGCAGCATCCGCACCCAGCAGGGACTGTCCCTGCACGCGGTGGAGGAGCGCTCGCAGGGACGCTGGAAGGCCGTCGTGGTGGGTTCCTACGAGCGAGGGGACCGTGCCGTCACGGTGCAGCGCCTCTCCGAGCTCGCCGACTTCTACGGCGTACCCGTCTCGGCCCTGATGCCCGACTCGGAGGTCGCTCCGGCCACCGAGGCGCCGGCCAAGCTCATCATCGACCTGGAGGCCCTGTCCCAGGTCTCCGCCGAGCGTGCGGGCCCCCTCGCCCGCTACGCCGCCACGATCCAGTCCCAGCGTGGCGATTACAACGGCAAGGTGCTGTCCATCCGGCAGGAGGACCTGCGCACCCTCGCCGTCATCTACGACACCTCCCCGGGGCAGCTCGCCGACGAGCTCGTCGGGTGGGGCGTGCTCGACCCGGCCGCCCGCCGCGGCATCCCGGAGAGCTGA